The following are encoded in a window of Vigna unguiculata cultivar IT97K-499-35 chromosome 8, ASM411807v1, whole genome shotgun sequence genomic DNA:
- the LOC114193721 gene encoding WRKY transcription factor 18-like produces MEPTCLDTSLNLNVHPSSLHTDMVLEEELQRLRRENKRLTEMLTHLCDSYMVLQKQLTQLMNTNLEQEQLESRKRKAESECCTNKFGVVNNNNNNNGECSSITEDSFKRYKDFSSSPKVQKVLVKTEASNNSLYVMDGYQWRKYGQKVTRDNPSPRAYFRCSFAPTCPVKKKVQRSLEDPTILVTTYEGEHNHCNERGEIGSKQSEGGKGSSPTVRLDLVKSGLFESAQKSSIQQFLVQQMATSLTRDPNFTTALATAISGKILEAKW; encoded by the exons ATGGAACCAACATGCTTGGATACTTCACTCAATCTCAACGTTCATCCTTCTTCTCTTCACACG GACATGGTTTTGGAGGAAGAGTTGCAGAGGCTGAGACGTGAGAACAAGAGGTTGACTGAGATGTTGACCCACTTGTGTGACAGCTACATGGTTTTGCAGAAGCAATTGACCCAATTGATGAACACAAATTTAGAGCAAGAGCAACTTGAATCACGCAAGAGAAAAGCAGAGAGTGAGTGTTGTACCAACAAATTTGGTGTTgttaacaacaacaacaacaacaatggtGAGTGCAGCTCCATAACAGAGGATTCCTTCAAAAGGTACAAGGATTTCAGCTCCTCCCCAAAGGTTCAGAAGGTTCTTGTAAAGACAGAAGCTTCTAATAACAGCTTA TATGTGATGGATGGATATCAATGGAGGAAATATGGTCAAAAGGTCACTAGGGATAACCCTTCTCCTAGAGCTTACTTCAGGTGCTCCTTTGCCCCAACCTGCCCCGTTAAAAAGAAG GTGCAAAGGAGTTTAGAAGACCCTACAATACTTGTTACAACATATGAAGGAGAGCATAACCATTGTAATGAAAGAGGTGAAATTGGTTCAAAGCAAAGTGAAGGAGGAAAAGGGTCAAGTCCAACTGTAAGGCTTGATTTGGTCAAATCAGGATTGTTTGAAAGTGCCCAAAAGTCATCTATCCAACAATTTTTGGTTCAACAAATGGCTACTTCTTTGACAAGGGATCCCAATTTCACTACAGCACTTGCCACTGCCATTTCAGGAAAAATTCTAGAGGCCAAATGGTGA